From Elephas maximus indicus isolate mEleMax1 chromosome 25, mEleMax1 primary haplotype, whole genome shotgun sequence, the proteins below share one genomic window:
- the MYLK2 gene encoding myosin light chain kinase 2, skeletal/cardiac muscle has translation MATENGAVKLGIQSPSTDKAPKSAADKGPPAAEKEPGPPDPKKNPSSPDPEKEPDPPNLKKDDKAPTSEKGDGALVQPSTSSRDPEGEWGLGGGPAEGSAGQLADLPQPTATTETSAKKPMAEQGTSGSQDPGEPKVAKKAAENLASVRRGSPAFLHSPSCPASISSPEKLLAEKPPSEELGLVFEGVPVSPGPVDPGPAKVAEGGKNTPEGSQKEAGEKAPGQAGQAKVQEDTPSGIEFQAVPSQRSEVGQALCLTPREEDCFEILDDCPPPPAPFPHRIVKLRTGNVNSEFSINSKDALGGGKFGAVCTCTEKSTGLKLAAKVIKKQTPKDKEMVMLEIEVMNQLNHRNLIQLYAAIETPHEIVLFMEYIEGGELFERIVDEDYQLTEVDTMVFVRQICDGILFMHKMRVLHLDLKPENILCVNTTGHLVKIIDFGLARRYNPKEKLKVNFGTPEFLSPEVVNYDQISDKTDMWSMGVITYMLLSGLSPFLGDDDTETLNNVLSANWYFDEETFEAVSDEAKDFVSNLIVKDQRARMSAAQCLAHPWLNNLAEKAKRCNRLLKSQILLKKYLMKRRWKKNFIAVSAANRFKKISSSGALMSLGV, from the exons ATGGCGACGGAAAACGGAGCAGTCAAGCTGGGAATCCAGAGCCCGTCAACAG ACAAGGCACCCAAAAGTGCAGCAGACAAGGGACCCCCGGCTGCAGAGAAAGAGCCTGGACCCCCAGACCCAAAGAAGAATCCTAGCTCCCCAGACCCAGAGAAAGAACCTGATCCACCCAACCTGAAGAAAGATGACAAAGCCCCCACCTCAGAGAAAGGGGATGGTGCCCTGGTCCAGCCCTCAACTAGCAGCCGGGACCCTGAGGGAGAGTGGGGCCTGGGCGGGGGGCCTGCTGAGGGCAGTGCTGGGCAGCTGGCAGATCTGCCCCAGCCAACTGCAACCACTGAGACCAGCGCCAAGAAGCCCATGGCTGAGCAGGGGACCTCCGGCAGCCAGGACCCTGGAGAGCCCAAGGTGGCCAAGAAGGCAGCAGAGAACCTGGCCTCAGTCAGGAGGGGCTCACCCGCCTTCCTGCACAGTCCCAGCTGCCCTGCCAGCATCTCCAG ccctgagaagctcctggctGAGAAGCCCCCAAGTGAGGAATTGGGCCTTGTCTTTGAAGGGGTGCCCGTGAGCCCTGGCCCCGTGGATCCGGGGCCAGCCAAAGTGGCAGAAGGAGGGAAGAACACCCCGGAAGGGAGCCAGAAGGAAGCAGGAGAGAAAGCCCCAGGCCAGGCTGGCCAGGCTAAAGTGCAAGAGGATACTCCAAGTGGGATAGAGTTCCAGGCTGTTCCCTCGCAGAGATCGGAGGTGGGGCAGGCCCTCTGCCTCACACCCAGGGAGGAGGACTGCTTCGAGATTTTAG ATGATTGCCCGCCACCCCCCGCCCCCTTCCCCCACCGCATCGTGAAGCTGAGGACTGGAAACGTCAACAGTGAATTCAGCATCAACTCCAAGGATGCTCTGGGAGG CGGCAAGTTTGGAGCGGTGTGCACTTGCACAGAAAAATCTACTGGCCTCAAGCTGGCAGCCAAGGTCATCAAGAAACAGACCCCCAAAGACAAG GAAATGGTGATGCTAGAGATTGAGGTTATGAACCAGCTCAACCACCGCAACCTGATCCAGCTCTACGCAGCCATTGAGACCCCGCACGAGATCGTCCTGTTCATGGAGTA CATCGAGGGCGGCGAGCTCTTCGAGAGGATTGTGGATGAGGACTACCAGCTGACGGAGGTGGACACCATGGTGTTCGTGAGGCAGATCTGTGACGGGATCCTCTTCATGCACAAGATGAGGGTTCTGCACCTGGACCTCAAG CCAGAGAATATCCTGTGTGTCAACACCACTGGCcatttggtgaagatcattgaCTTCGGTCTGGCACGGAG GTACAACCCCAAAGAGAAGCTGAAGGTGAATTTTGGGACCCCAGAGTTCCTGTCACCTGAGGTGGTGAATTACGACCAAATCTCCGATAAGACAGACATGTGGAGTATGGGGGTCATCACCTACATGCT GCTGAGTGGCCTCTCCCCGTTCCTGGGAGACGATGACACAGAGACCCTAAACAACGTTCTGTCTGCCAACTGGTACTTTGATGAGGAGACCTTTGAGGCCGTGTCAGATGAGGCCAAAGACTTTGTGTCCAATCTCATCGTCAAGGACCAGAG GGCCCGGATGAGCGCTGCCCAGTGCCTCGCCCACCCCTGGCTCAACAACCTGGCAGAGAAAGCAAAGCGCTGTAACCGACTCCTCAAGTCCCAGATCTTGCTTAAGAAATACCTCATGAAGAGGCGCTGGAAG AAAAACTTCATTGCCGTCAGCGCTGCCAACCGCTTTAAGAAGATCAGCAGCTCCGGGGCACTGATGTCTCTAGGGGTCTGA